One genomic window of Conger conger chromosome 9, fConCon1.1, whole genome shotgun sequence includes the following:
- the c9h6orf47 gene encoding uncharacterized protein C6orf47 homolog, whose translation MTAVAGRVWGWVRPAFSYRPWGGKPDPDYEEPLKGGWGWPGVTTWIWGGWKRQSDPMEAAVQYWETEESIENIEAKDLGAARTAAEDTTDSAPRWWSRVLPSTFVFWPRAADSQGPTQRPGGAQGGWDSDKDGAESDYGTPPPSPTPPSSLPHPASPFRLFAGSWKGEVLPEHYEICFNFVRHLFDLLVVGFLWAVSVPVRAVLEVAGLQGALKLWVHGMVLFLVSTTGMAGILWLIQEYLPQFALIYGIVQALVISVSVHQSISLGEGEGEGEGGGEEVEVEEKDGEEEEDERNAREEEEPEEASAEGSKGKSTA comes from the coding sequence ATGACCGCTGTCGCGGGCCGAGTTTGGGGGTGGGTGCGTCCAGCTTTCTCGTACCGCCCCTGGGGCGGCAAGCCGGACCCTGACTATGAAGAACCCTTAAAAGGGGGTTGGGGCTGGCCAGGTGTGACCACTTGGATTTGGGGTgggtggaagaggcagagcgaCCCAATGGAAGCGGCCGTGCAGTACTGGGAGACGGAGGAGAGCATCGAAAACATCGAGGCCAAAGACCTCGGAGCCGCCAGGACGGCGGCGGAGGATACCACGGACAGCGCCCCCCGGTGGTGGAGCAGAGTACTGCCTTCGACATTTGTTTTTTGGCCGCGGGCAGCGGATTCGCAGGGGCCTACACAGCGGCCTGGGGGGGCCCAGGGAGGTTGGGATTCTGACAAAGACGGGGCAGAGTCAGATTACGGGACCCCTCCGCCATCGCCCACCccgccctcctccctcccccacccggCCTCCCCGTTCCGGCTGTTCGCCGGGTCCTGGAAGGGAGAGGTTCTCCCCGAGCACTACGAGATCTGCTTCAACTTCGTTCGCCACCTCTTCGACCTGCTGGTGGTGGGCTTCCTGTGGGCCGTCTCGGTGCCGGTGCGGGCCGTCCTGGAGGTGgcgggcctgcagggggcgctgaaGCTCTGGGTCCACGGGATGGTGCTGTTCCTGGTGTCCACAACGGGCATGGCGGGAATCCTGTGGCTGATCCAGGAGTACCTCCCGCAGTTCGCCCTGATCTACGGCATCGTGCAAGCCCTGGTCATCTCCGTCAGTGTGCACCAAAGCATCagtctgggggagggggagggggagggggaggggggcggggaggaggtggaggtggaggagaaggacggggaggaggaggaggatgagaggaacgcccgagaggaagaggagcctGAGGAAGCCTCGGCCGAGGGCAGCAAAGGCAAGAGCACGGCCTGA